A window of the Zeugodacus cucurbitae isolate PBARC_wt_2022May chromosome 2, idZeuCucr1.2, whole genome shotgun sequence genome harbors these coding sequences:
- the LOC105219266 gene encoding DNA ligase 3 yields the protein MLKFIQISLFTKYFAAPTRGCRPYTKEMSKNQDNRLETFRRICDEIGEERSYNNKAQLLKEFLQKGTDSKAFKGDTLLWIQMLIPGASHRVYNLQNKQMLKLFSRIFVCELQEMQRELEQDGDVSETLRKYFESSKKLKPQTESVLYLQDVDEFLIKLEQRTKEDEQTDLLRQLCKQATAMDLRTIIRLIKQDLRINAGARHILDAFGPLAYPAYQSSRDLAVVVKQFAGKGKQKEVIVSPIKATKITGKIGFVQVMTPISPMLANACKSVEEAFKKCPNGLYTEVKYDGERVQIHKRGNEFKFFSRNLKPVMDHKIKRFHELIPKAFPGGGDMILDSEIILVDTITGSLLPFGTLGAHKKKEFSHAEVCIFTFDCLLYKGEDLTNVPFHKRRKILEENINPIKSCVELSESQFLKTKNELSLMTAKVLKANLEGVVLKNPNGTYQPGKRGWLKVKKDYLFGGKMADTADLVVLGAWFGSGKKGGILSIFLMGCYDSRDMLWKTVTKVHSGLDDAENEKVHEELMQLMERADPNQVPTWLLCKKALVPDYLAKKPNKMPVWEITGAEFTKSEAHTAAGISIRFPRITRLRVDKTAEHANDLAYLQKLYEASKNDVNVDLLLSNCEDKNGVVNVKIEEIDSKINLTPKKKVKGGNDEDDIPGSSIKLKRKTDEVEKVGLCDSKKRKTQSPKVKTESTPTKVKIEGKLSKQTKLDFGTLVKKEAKFSDFVKNVDIKSESQTDDISSSKVKKESDLFKNLVAYFDSEVDAAQLKCTFVSNGGLVTKNPKDANIVFHATTILNGKNLSELRDHYKRTARHVSIDWLRDSLRECKYLEYPIYAVVLQ from the exons atgttaaaatttatacaaattagtttattcacaaaatattttgccGCCCCAACACGAGGTTGTCGACCATACACAAAAGAAATGAGCAAAAATCAAGACAATCGGCTGGAAACATTTCGCCGCATCTGTGATGAAATTGGTGAAGAACGTAGTTACAACAATAAAGCGCAATTGCTGAAAGAGTTTTTGCAAAAAGGCACGGATAGTAAAGCTTTCAAAGGTGACACACTACTATGGATACAAATGTTAATACCTGGCGCTAGCCATCGTGTCtacaatttacaaaacaaacaaatgctgAAGTTGTTCTCACGTATATTTGTCTGTGAGCTACAGGAGATGCAACGTGAACTAGAGCAAG atggTGATGTTTCGGAAACGTTGCGCAAATATTTTGAGTCCTCAAAGAAACTGAAACCGCAAACAGAAAGCGTGCTTTATCTGCAAGACGTTGATGAGTTTCTAATAAAACTAGAACAGCGTACGAAAGAGGATGAGCAGACCGATTTACTGCGACAATTATGTAAGCAAGCAACTGCTATGGATTTGCGAACG ATTATACGACTCATCAAGCAAGACTTGCGCATAAATGCCGGTGCGCGTCATATACTCGATGCATTTGGTCCACTCGCCTACCCTGCCTATCAATCGTCGCGAGATTTGGCTGTGGTCGTCAAACAATTTGCCGGTAAAGGCAAGCAGAAAGAGGTGATAGTGTCACCGATCAAAGCaacaaaa ATAACCGGTAAAATTGGTTTCGTACAAGTAATGACACCCATCTCGCCCATGCTAGCCAATGCCTGCAAATCAGTGGAAgaagcttttaaaaaatgtcCGAACGGTTTATATACCGAAGTAAAGTACGATGGCGAGCGCGTGCAGATACACAAACGTGGCAACGAATTCAA ATTTTTCAGTCGTAATTTAAAGCCTGTTATGGACCATAAAATCAAAAGATTTCATGAACTTATACCGAAG GCTTTCCCCGGTGGTGGCGACATGATTTTGGATTCTGAAATCATTTTAGTGGATACCATAACGGGGAGTTTACTACCATTCGGTACTCTGGGAGCGCACAAAAAGAAAGAATTCTCACACGCAGAGGTGTGCATTTTCACTTTTGACTGTTTGCTCTATAAAGGAGAGGACCTGACAAATGT tcCTTTCCACAAACGCAGAAAAATTTTGGAGGAGAATATCAATCCCATAAAGTCTTGTGTCGAACTTTCAGAAAGtcaatttttgaaaactaaGAACGAGTTATCGCTTATGACCGCCAAG GTCCTGAAGGCGAATCTCGAAGGTGTGGTATTGAAAAATCCAAATGGCACATATCAACCCGGCAAACGTGGTTGGCTGAAAGTGAAGAAGGACTATCTCTTCGGCGGCAAAATGGCTGATACAGCCGATTTGGTTGTGCTGGGCGCTTGGTTTGGTTCCGGCAAGAAAGGCGGTATTCTGAGCATATTCCTAATGGGCTGTTACGACAGTAGAGATATGCTCTGGAAGACTGTGACCAAAGTGCATTCCGGTCTGGATGACGCCGAAAACGAAAAAGTACATGAGGAGCTTATGCAGCTAATGGAACGCGCTGACCCCAACCAAGTGCCCACATGGTTATTATGCAAAAAGGCGCTGGTGCCCGATTATTTAGCGAAGAAACCAAATAAAATGCCCGTATGGGAGATAACGGGAGCGGAGTTCACCAAATCGGAAGCGCACACAGCGGCTGGAATCTCAATACGTTTTCCACGTATCACAAGGCTACGAGTAGACAAAACTGCTGAGCATGCAAATGATTTGGCATATCTGCAGAAACTTTATGAGGCCTCTAAGAATGATGTTAATGTTGATTTGTTGCTGTCAAACTGTGAGGATAAGAATGGTGTGGTAAATGTAAAAATCGAGGAAATTGACTCCAAGATTAATCTAACGCCAAAGAAAAAGGTCAAAGGTGGAAATGATGAAGATGATATACCAGGAAGTAGCATTAAGTTAAAGAGAAAAACCGACGAGGTGGAAAAAGTGGGGTTGTGCGATAGTAAGAAGCGGAAAACGCAGAGCCCCAAAGTGAAGACGGAAAGTACACCAACCAAAGTTAAGATAGAAGGAAAGCTTAGTAAACAAACGAAGTTGGATTTTGGTACGCTCGTCAAGAAGGAAGCGAAGTTTAGTGATTTCGTTAAGAATGTGGATATCAAGTCAGAATCTCAAACAGATGACATCAGTAGTAGTAAAGTGAAGAAAGAAAGTGACTTATTTAAGAATTTAGTGGCATACTTTGACAGCGAAGTAGACGCAGCGCAGTTGAAGTGCACTTTTGTATCGAACGGTGGTTTGGTAACCAAAAATCCAAAAGATGCGAATATTGTGTTTCATGCAACGACAATACTTAACGGTAAAAATTTAAGTGAACTTAG aGATCATTACAAACGTACGGCGCGCCATGTAAGCATCGATTGGCTACGGGACTCGCTGAGAGAGTGCAAGTACCTTGAGTATCCCATATACGCTGTTGtactacaatag
- the Cyp9f2 gene encoding probable cytochrome P450 9f2, with the protein MLWETLILGSILLYLFYRWATQNFDFFEKRGIPYDKPVPVFGSLIDITLRRGSIFYTIKDLYNKNKESIYGIFFQTTPVYLIRDPELLRKITVKEFDHFMNHRDFFGDSPHDLFTNSLIQLKDEKWKDMRSTLSPAFTGSRLRQMFELINQVAEQSAKYLQQLQTAGNGEGVELELKDYATRFATDVIASTAFGLQVNSFENKDNQFFMSGKKATTFNWKLNLRFTLFIHFKSLMKFLKMELFDPSITNYFRRLVLDALKYRKEQNIRRADMINLLMEARGLFPTESTKSHTRNWTDTEMVAQCFIFFFAGFETVSTLICFAAHELMENPEVQEKVYQEIEEVNERLDGKQVTYEALQSMKYLDMVISETLRKWPGAVNLDRMCTKDIVLEVDGKRIEIKKGETIMIPVVGLQHDPQYFPNPEKFDPERFSSENKDNIKPFTYMPFGEGPRICIGSRFALLEAKAILYYLVRDFRIAPAKKSTIPMKLGNTGFQVAPKNGYWLKLISRSKQ; encoded by the exons ATGTTGTGGGAAACATTAATTTTGGGTTcaattttgctatatttattCTATCGTTGGGCCAcgcaaaattttgatttcttcgAAAAACGTGGTATACCGTACGACAAACCGGTACCGGTGTTTGGTAGTTTAATAGATATTACGCTGCGTCGCGGCTCGATATTTTATACGATCAAAGATCTCTAcaataaaaataaggaaag CATTTATGGCATATTTTTCCAGACGACACCCGTATATCTCATACGAGATCCGGAACTTTTGCGTAAAATTACAGTCAAAGAATTTGATCATTTCATGAATCATCGTGACTTTTTCGGTGATAGTCCTCACGATCTATTTACTAACTCCTTAATTCAATTGAAGGATGAGAAGTGGAAAGATATGCGCAGCACCTTGAGTCCAGCTTTTACTGGCAGCCGGCTACGTCAAATGTTCGAACTGATCAATCAGGTGGCCGAGCAGAGTGCTAAATATCTGCAGCAATTGCAAACGGCAGGAAATGGTGAGGGTGTTGAGTTGGAATTAAAGGACTACGCAACGCGTTTCGCCACCGACGTCATTGCTTCAACGGCGTTCGGACTGCAAGtgaattcatttgaaaataaagacAATCAATTCTTTATGTCGGGCAAGAAGGCGACCACATTCAATTGGAAATTGAATCTGCGGTTCACTCTCTTCATACATTTCAAGAGTTTGATGAAG TTTCTGAAAATGGAGCTGTTTGATCCAAGCATAACGAACTACTTCCGTCGTCTGGTGCTCGATGCGTTGAAATACCGCAAGGAGCAGAACATTCGTCGTGCCGACATGATTAACTTACTTATGGAGGCGCGCGGTCTGTTTCCAACCGAATCGACTAAGTCACACACGCGTAATTGGACCGACACAGAAATGGTCGCACAGTGCTTCATTTTCTTCTTCGCCGGCTTCGAAACAGTCTCGACATTGATTTGCTTCGCAGCGCATGAGCTCATGGAGAATCCAGAGGTGCAAGAAAAAGTCTATCAAGAAATCGAGGAAGTCAACGAACGTCTTGATGGTAAACAGGTGACCTATGAAGCTTTGCAGAGTATGAAGTATTTGGATATGGTTATCAGCGAAACATTACGTAAGTGGCCAGGCGCCGTTAACCTTGACCGAATGTGTACCAAAGATATTGTGCTCGAAGTCGACGGCAAACGTATTGAAATAAAGAAGGGCGAAACTATTATGATACCTGTGGTGGGTCTGCAACACGATCCACAATACTTCCCAAATCCGGAAAAGTTTGATCCCGAACGTTTCAGCAGTGAGAACAAAGACAATATCAAGCCGTTCACCTACATGCCTTTTGGAGAGGGCCCCAGAATTTGCATTG GTTCACGTTTCGCTTTATTGGAAGCTAAGGCAATCTTGTATTACCTTGTGCGCGATTTCCGCATTGCTCCTGCCAAAAAGTCAACGATTCCTATGAAATTGGGTAATACTGGTTTTCAGGTGGCACCCAAGAACGGATATTGGCTTAAACTTATTAGCAGAAGCAAACAATAA